The proteins below come from a single Prochlorococcus marinus CUG1415 genomic window:
- a CDS encoding P-II family nitrogen regulator → MKRLDLIFSERELDAIIKTLEKANVPGYTVMKHATGRGPERVVTEDMEFTGLGANAHVIVFCEQELIDKIRDNIRDDLSYYGGVAYISEATPL, encoded by the coding sequence ATGAAAAGATTGGATTTAATATTTAGTGAAAGAGAACTAGATGCAATCATTAAAACATTAGAAAAAGCTAATGTTCCTGGATATACAGTTATGAAACACGCCACAGGCAGGGGGCCTGAAAGAGTTGTTACTGAAGATATGGAATTTACAGGATTAGGAGCAAATGCTCATGTAATTGTTTTTTGTGAGCAAGAATTAATAGATAAAATTAGAGATAACATTAGGGATGATTTAAGCTATTACGGAGGAGTAGCTTATATTTCTGAAGCAACACCCCTCTAA